From Nycticebus coucang isolate mNycCou1 chromosome 6, mNycCou1.pri, whole genome shotgun sequence, the proteins below share one genomic window:
- the ODF3L1 gene encoding outer dense fiber protein 3-like protein 1 translates to MKRPKVANKSVFYGQHSEKMEPLPLWQEIKQTPAVMAMIQGPGPAKYLRPSCTGYIDHDISMFQEPAYSLHTRHSEKRITDVYSPGPCYLLDPKITRFGMSSCPQVPNEERIVNLRLSPTLAPCHYCFEKIAPPAERKAPQYTFGYRCPYRVMDPNPAPNRYQLPLILGPNTPANRAAPCYSLASMDKNWFYKEDVAGGPGPAMHARPEPSVYQNRSPIYSVAKRFAYPRDHTLRPGPGSHEVQQVTVHKPRSPAFTMGIKHSPHLCPLVLEIHD, encoded by the exons ATGAAACGGCCCAAAGTGGCCAACAAGTCTGTGTTCTATGGGCAGCACTCAGAGAAGATGGAGCCATTGCCCTTATGGCAGGAGATCAAGCAGACCCCTGCTGTCATGGCCATGATCCAAG GTCCAGGGCCTGCCAAGTACCTCCGGCCATCTTGCACGGGCTATATAGATCACGACATCTCCATGTTCCAGGAGCCAGCTTACAGCCTACACACCCGGCACTCGGAGAAGC GAATCACAGATGTATACAGCCCTGGGCCTTGCTACCTCTTGGATCCTAAAATAACTCGATTTGGAATGTCCAGCTGCCCACAGGTCCCCAATGAAGAGCGCATTGTCAACCTGC GCCTGAGCCCCACCTTGGCCCCTTGCCACTACTGCTTTGAAAAGATCGCCCCACCTGCAGAACGTAAGGCTCCCCAGTATACTTTTGGCTATCGATGTCCATATAGAGTGATGGACCCCAATCCAGCCCCCAACCGGTACCAGCTGCCACTCATCTTGGGGCCCAATACCCCTGCCAACCGAGCTGCCCCCTGCTATAGTCTGGCCTCTATGGATAAGAACTGGTTCTACAAGGAGGATGTGGCAGGAGGCCCTGGACCTGCCATGCACGCCCGACCAGAGCCATCTGTCTACCAGAACCGCAGCCCCATCTACAGCGTGGCCAAGCGCTTCGCCTACCCGAGGGACCACACCCTTCGGCCTGGCCCTGGCTCCCATGAGGTCCAGCAGGTCACAGTGCACAAGCCCCGCTCACCGGCTTTCACCATGGGCATTAAGCACTCACCTCACCTGTGTCCACTGGTCCTTGAGATTCATGACTGA